Proteins encoded within one genomic window of Gloeobacter kilaueensis JS1:
- the lepB gene encoding signal peptidase I: MTQRIAFLSIGCLLAGCALQTDVRLRRMPDSGMEPTIHNQQVVRENFDWQRTRPLARFDLVVVKEPGPKAQTTIRRIIALPGETVQVNGYLARVNGQPLAEPFVQRPPTRCKQAPCAPERFGPLRVPAGEYFLLADNRSTGTDSRLWKTPTVSAQHILALVQR, from the coding sequence ATGACGCAACGAATCGCTTTTTTGTCTATAGGCTGCCTGCTGGCCGGCTGTGCCCTGCAGACCGACGTGCGCCTGCGCAGGATGCCCGACAGCGGTATGGAGCCCACGATCCACAACCAGCAGGTCGTGCGCGAGAACTTCGACTGGCAGCGCACCAGACCGCTTGCCCGCTTCGATCTGGTCGTCGTCAAAGAGCCTGGCCCAAAAGCACAGACGACGATCCGCCGGATCATCGCCCTACCCGGTGAGACGGTGCAGGTGAACGGCTATCTTGCCCGCGTCAATGGCCAGCCCCTCGCCGAACCGTTTGTCCAGAGACCGCCCACCCGCTGTAAACAGGCTCCCTGCGCGCCTGAGCGCTTTGGTCCGCTGCGCGTCCCGGCGGGGGAGTACTTTTTGCTGGCGGACAACCGCAGCACCGGCACCGACAGCCGCCTCTGGAAGACGCCGACGGTGAGCGCTCAGCATATTCTCGCTCTGGTGCAGCGCTAG
- a CDS encoding CHASE2 domain-containing serine/threonine-protein kinase, giving the protein MKMFAASNPARLAGSLTAALLGGLLVAAAIVGVRSVGWLEAGELAAYDRLMQWRPAEATDARLVLVEITESDRNAFGEAIPDAALARLLAKIDSYRPQVIGFDIYRPKPTGELAALFERNSRLVGIAKVNAKSDGFEIPPPPGLAAERFGFADVPIDESGQKVRRGFFYTTLKSGNVLSFGAVLALKYLEARQITLAPAADGEVALSKLRANTQQPLVVLDKLAPNAGGYQNHLEFARSYNLLINYRGPKVATSVTASQVLNGSIDPKLLRGRVVLVGYQGKSFGDYFAVPYTEEAVPGFTLHAQVVSELLSAVLDARPQIWYWNAPLEWLWIVIWSLGTAILVWRWPSLPWAGIAVVAVLTLLSGTAVILFGLRGWVPLVPAALAVVMSAGLVAALAAAARRLLAIPPFPDAAERQKTVVANIDRAAVEPARRPADWIGRSVGIQGRYTLRQHLGGGGMGEVFLATDNRIGREVALKILKSYLASTDAYGLKQRFLREVRISAALESTHIVQVSDFGITVEGAPFYVMEYLRGISLAQVLKREKRLPVERTVRILLQICEGLKPAHEGVRLSTDGGVQEVVRVVHRDLKPENIFLLGANDMVKILDFGIAKLLLAEAEDAPDSSLTRGGFLGSSRYASPEQWRNAADLDQRSDIYSLGMIGYEMLSGDNPFGIAGEAETGTELLLWYEGHLRKEPAPLRTRPECQGVPAALEAIVLRCLAKQPAERFATVEQLQRALLAAFPGLGSAGEAQR; this is encoded by the coding sequence ATGAAGATGTTTGCCGCCTCCAACCCCGCTCGCCTCGCAGGCAGCCTGACTGCCGCCCTTCTCGGTGGTCTGCTGGTGGCGGCGGCGATCGTCGGGGTGCGCTCGGTTGGCTGGCTCGAAGCGGGGGAGCTGGCGGCCTACGACCGGCTGATGCAGTGGCGGCCCGCCGAAGCTACCGATGCGCGCCTGGTGCTGGTCGAGATTACCGAGAGCGATCGCAACGCTTTTGGCGAGGCGATCCCGGACGCTGCCCTGGCCCGGCTGCTGGCCAAAATCGACTCCTACAGGCCCCAGGTGATCGGTTTCGATATCTACCGGCCAAAACCGACGGGTGAACTGGCGGCACTTTTTGAGCGCAATTCGCGCCTGGTGGGCATCGCCAAGGTCAACGCCAAAAGTGACGGCTTCGAGATTCCACCTCCACCTGGACTGGCTGCCGAGCGCTTCGGCTTTGCGGACGTGCCGATCGATGAATCGGGCCAGAAGGTGCGCCGGGGGTTTTTCTATACGACCCTCAAAAGCGGCAATGTGCTCTCTTTTGGGGCGGTGCTCGCCTTGAAGTACCTCGAAGCGCGGCAGATCACCCTCGCCCCGGCGGCGGACGGAGAGGTAGCGCTCTCGAAGTTACGGGCAAACACACAACAGCCGCTGGTGGTGCTCGACAAACTCGCTCCCAACGCCGGTGGTTACCAGAACCATCTCGAATTTGCCCGCAGCTACAACCTGCTCATCAACTACCGGGGACCGAAGGTTGCAACCAGCGTCACCGCCTCCCAGGTGCTGAATGGCAGCATCGATCCAAAACTGCTGCGCGGGCGGGTCGTCCTGGTGGGCTACCAGGGCAAGAGCTTCGGCGACTACTTTGCGGTGCCCTACACCGAGGAGGCGGTACCAGGCTTTACCCTCCACGCCCAGGTGGTCAGCGAACTTTTGAGCGCCGTTCTCGATGCGCGTCCGCAGATCTGGTACTGGAACGCGCCGCTCGAATGGCTCTGGATCGTCATCTGGAGCCTGGGAACCGCCATTCTCGTCTGGCGATGGCCATCGCTACCCTGGGCGGGGATTGCGGTCGTAGCTGTCCTGACCCTCCTGAGTGGCACAGCAGTTATCTTGTTTGGTCTGCGCGGCTGGGTACCGCTCGTACCGGCAGCTCTGGCGGTAGTTATGAGCGCTGGGCTGGTGGCAGCACTCGCAGCAGCGGCCCGCCGCTTATTAGCAATCCCGCCTTTTCCAGATGCTGCCGAGCGGCAGAAGACGGTGGTGGCCAACATCGATCGGGCGGCTGTCGAACCGGCGCGGCGGCCCGCCGACTGGATCGGGCGCAGCGTCGGCATCCAGGGGCGCTACACGCTGCGGCAGCACCTGGGGGGCGGCGGCATGGGCGAAGTGTTCCTTGCCACCGACAACCGCATTGGCCGCGAAGTGGCGCTGAAGATTCTCAAATCTTATCTGGCGAGCACCGACGCCTATGGCTTGAAACAGCGCTTTTTGCGGGAGGTACGCATCTCAGCCGCCCTCGAAAGTACGCACATCGTCCAGGTCAGCGACTTTGGCATTACGGTCGAAGGTGCCCCTTTCTATGTAATGGAATACCTCAGGGGAATCAGCCTCGCCCAGGTGCTCAAACGCGAGAAGCGGCTGCCGGTCGAGCGGACGGTCCGGATTCTTTTGCAGATCTGCGAGGGTCTCAAGCCCGCCCACGAAGGTGTGCGCCTCAGCACCGACGGCGGTGTTCAGGAGGTGGTGCGCGTCGTCCACCGCGACCTCAAGCCCGAAAACATTTTCTTGCTGGGGGCGAACGACATGGTCAAGATTCTCGATTTTGGCATCGCCAAACTGTTGCTTGCCGAAGCGGAGGACGCGCCCGACAGCAGCCTGACGCGGGGTGGTTTTTTGGGTTCCTCCCGCTACGCCTCCCCGGAGCAGTGGCGCAACGCCGCCGACCTCGATCAGCGCTCCGACATCTACAGCCTCGGGATGATCGGCTACGAGATGCTGAGCGGCGACAACCCCTTCGGCATCGCCGGTGAAGCGGAAACCGGTACAGAACTGCTGCTCTGGTACGAGGGCCACCTGCGCAAGGAACCGGCCCCACTGCGCACCCGCCCCGAATGCCAGGGCGTTCCCGCCGCCCTCGAGGCGATCGTGCTGCGCTGTCTGGCCAAGCAACCCGCCGAGCGCTTTGCTACGGTCGAGCAGCTGCAGCGGGCGCTGCTTGCCGCCTTTCCGGGGCTCGGTTCAGCCGGGGAGGCCCAGCGATGA
- a CDS encoding class I SAM-dependent methyltransferase: MGSSKCRPLAGCALAVVLLAGAVQIAPSARAEQVASASTEQLLRAAIASPNRSEKARDRDRYRHPLETLTFLGLRPEMTVIELWPGGGWYTALLAPVLAERGKLIVTSFDPNGPKDSELTAMARSLNTKLASDPKTFGRVQTVVIAPPTNLTLGADSSADMVLTFRNIHNWAAENYDDKVFAAAFKVLKSGGIFGVEEHRARAGVPEAASVRSGYMPEDYVIKKVEAAGFKFVAKSEINANPKDTKDYPGGVWSLPPTLTLGEKNRDKYLAIGESDRMTLKFVKP, from the coding sequence ATGGGTTCGTCGAAGTGTCGTCCATTGGCCGGTTGTGCCCTGGCTGTTGTCCTGCTGGCCGGTGCGGTCCAGATTGCCCCGTCCGCCCGGGCCGAGCAGGTGGCTTCCGCCAGTACCGAGCAACTGCTGCGCGCAGCGATAGCCAGTCCAAACCGTTCTGAGAAGGCCCGCGATCGCGATCGCTACCGCCATCCGCTGGAGACGCTGACGTTTTTGGGTCTGCGCCCCGAGATGACCGTCATCGAACTGTGGCCGGGCGGGGGCTGGTACACTGCGCTTCTGGCTCCGGTGCTCGCCGAGCGGGGCAAGCTTATCGTGACGAGCTTCGATCCAAATGGTCCGAAAGATTCGGAGTTGACGGCGATGGCCCGCAGTTTGAACACAAAGCTCGCCTCCGATCCGAAGACCTTCGGCAGGGTCCAGACGGTGGTTATCGCTCCTCCCACCAACCTTACCCTCGGAGCGGACAGCTCGGCGGACATGGTGCTCACCTTCCGCAACATCCACAACTGGGCGGCGGAGAACTACGACGACAAAGTTTTTGCCGCTGCCTTCAAAGTGCTCAAAAGCGGCGGCATCTTCGGGGTCGAGGAACACCGGGCCAGAGCCGGCGTTCCGGAGGCGGCGAGCGTGAGATCCGGCTATATGCCCGAGGACTACGTGATCAAAAAAGTCGAGGCAGCCGGTTTCAAGTTCGTGGCCAAATCCGAGATCAACGCCAATCCCAAGGACACCAAAGATTATCCGGGGGGCGTCTGGTCGCTGCCTCCGACTTTGACCCTGGGTGAGAAGAACCGCGACAAGTACCTGGCGATCGGCGAGAGCGACCGGATGACGCTCAAGTTCGTCAAGCCCTAG
- a CDS encoding ABC transporter ATP-binding protein, which yields MLIRLENIRKSYKLGANEVDILKGIDLSIDQGEYVAIMGPSGSGKSTLMNIIGCLDRPTSGQYYLNGRNIATLDRRALAQVRNREIGFVFQQFNLMARSDALENVALPAIYAGISAKERKARASALLERVGLADRIYQRPGQLSGGQQQRVAIARALMNRPSILLADEPTGALDTRTGDEVLRLFEELNAEGLTLVVITHDQEVGDRAHRLIRLRDGQLETEASQVASR from the coding sequence ATGCTGATTCGCCTCGAGAACATCCGCAAGTCCTACAAGCTGGGAGCGAACGAAGTCGATATTCTCAAAGGCATCGACCTCAGCATCGACCAGGGTGAGTACGTGGCGATCATGGGCCCCTCCGGTTCGGGCAAATCCACCCTGATGAACATCATCGGCTGCCTCGATCGGCCCACCTCCGGGCAGTACTACCTCAATGGCCGCAACATCGCCACCCTCGATCGCAGGGCTCTGGCCCAGGTGCGCAACCGCGAGATCGGCTTTGTCTTTCAGCAATTTAATCTGATGGCCCGCTCCGACGCCCTCGAAAACGTCGCCCTGCCCGCCATCTACGCCGGGATAAGCGCAAAAGAGCGCAAAGCCCGTGCCAGCGCCCTTTTGGAGCGCGTCGGCTTAGCCGATCGGATCTACCAGCGCCCCGGCCAGCTCTCCGGCGGCCAGCAGCAGCGGGTGGCGATTGCCCGCGCCCTGATGAACCGCCCGAGCATCCTGCTGGCGGACGAACCCACCGGTGCCCTCGACACCCGCACCGGCGACGAGGTGCTGCGCCTTTTTGAAGAGTTGAACGCCGAAGGTCTGACCCTGGTTGTGATCACCCACGACCAGGAAGTGGGCGATCGCGCCCACCGGCTCATCCGGTTGCGCGACGGCCAGCTTGAGACCGAGGCGAGCCAGGTGGCCTCCCGCTAG
- a CDS encoding ABC transporter permease gives MPWYENLRVAAVALWANRLRSVLTMLGLIIGVSSVILIVAIGVGAQKFVKDQFRGFGTNVVIVGEDRFSKSARPLTMADMEAMRTQIGSVDRVSGMLAQTGRAIWGNKDADCRIYGLQPELASILNWQMEKGRFFTDREVRERAHVTVVGTDLAQELFGYEDPVGKQILVNHQPMTVIGVTGRQTAFKGYLQYVERGTMIPLTVVQESLITNDTPFGKSIGLIFLQTKPGETIEAVTFQVINLLRARHQITAEDDFFVANAQEILNVFNTIAAALTVMLGFIAAISLLVGGINIMNIMLVSVKERTREIGLRKAVGASEEVILIQFVIEAILISIVGGAVGIAFGWAAAALVGVATPLKPEVTPVAVAIAVAVATGVGLFFGVFPARQAARLDPIVALRTE, from the coding sequence ATGCCCTGGTACGAGAACTTGCGGGTGGCGGCGGTGGCGCTCTGGGCAAACCGGTTGCGCTCGGTGCTCACGATGTTGGGGCTGATTATCGGCGTCAGCTCGGTGATCTTGATCGTCGCCATCGGCGTCGGTGCCCAAAAATTTGTCAAGGACCAGTTCCGGGGCTTTGGCACCAACGTCGTCATCGTCGGGGAGGACCGCTTTAGTAAGAGTGCCCGGCCCCTGACGATGGCCGACATGGAGGCGATGCGCACGCAGATTGGCTCGGTGGACCGGGTCTCGGGAATGCTCGCCCAGACCGGGCGGGCCATCTGGGGCAACAAGGACGCTGACTGCCGCATCTACGGCCTCCAGCCGGAGCTGGCCTCTATTCTCAACTGGCAGATGGAGAAGGGCCGCTTTTTTACCGACCGCGAGGTGCGCGAGCGCGCCCACGTCACCGTTGTCGGCACTGACCTGGCCCAGGAGCTGTTCGGCTACGAAGATCCGGTGGGCAAGCAGATCCTGGTCAACCACCAGCCGATGACCGTGATCGGGGTGACTGGCAGGCAGACCGCCTTTAAGGGCTATCTCCAGTACGTCGAGCGCGGCACGATGATCCCGCTCACGGTCGTGCAGGAATCGCTCATCACCAACGACACGCCCTTCGGCAAGAGTATCGGGCTGATTTTTCTGCAGACCAAGCCGGGAGAGACGATCGAGGCGGTAACCTTTCAGGTGATCAACCTGCTGCGCGCCCGCCACCAGATCACCGCCGAGGACGATTTTTTTGTCGCCAATGCCCAGGAGATTCTCAACGTCTTCAACACGATCGCCGCTGCCCTGACGGTGATGCTCGGCTTTATCGCCGCGATCTCGCTGCTGGTGGGGGGCATCAACATCATGAACATCATGCTCGTCTCGGTAAAGGAGCGCACCCGCGAAATCGGCCTGCGCAAGGCGGTCGGGGCAAGTGAAGAGGTGATCCTCATCCAGTTTGTGATCGAGGCGATTTTGATTTCGATCGTCGGGGGAGCGGTCGGGATCGCCTTTGGTTGGGCCGCCGCTGCCCTCGTCGGTGTCGCCACACCCCTCAAGCCCGAGGTCACGCCGGTGGCCGTCGCCATCGCCGTCGCCGTCGCCACCGGCGTTGGGCTATTTTTTGGTGTCTTCCCGGCCCGCCAGGCCGCCCGCCTTGACCCGATCGTCGCTCTTCGCACGGAGTAA
- a CDS encoding efflux RND transporter periplasmic adaptor subunit → MAVSQVSVESKFRIPWRWLLAALGIIGVGALVFTFAFPRTEAGAKYAKFLTTAERIDTDVRITTAGQVAPNRKVNVGPKEAGILARLYVDQGDAVREGQILARMDDSRLVSEVAQWKAAADLARAKYLQARNGFRTQEITQAEADMRSARVNFEIAQNNYKRFEQIHKVGAITDVDLNSRRLDLDRARESLKGAEAKLNLYKVGTRYEEIQAAKATLDEAQAQYANAKTRLADLNIRAPFTGIVSQRYAQAGAFVSPTSNTQGDSANSSTILLMIDRLEVLATVAESDIARIHVGQPVQITTSAYPGKVFKGTVRLVAPEAVTDKDITQFQVRIRLDDEAARTLKSRLNVTVNFIAGHLSDVLVVPTTALITRDGKTGVLVPDLKKGPTYRQVTVGQSLGDKTQILSGLKPGEKLFAKLPPDVNIEELLGKSNDLTN, encoded by the coding sequence ATGGCTGTGTCCCAGGTGAGTGTCGAGTCAAAGTTTCGGATTCCCTGGCGCTGGCTGCTGGCGGCGCTCGGAATTATTGGCGTCGGGGCACTGGTTTTTACCTTCGCCTTTCCGCGCACCGAGGCTGGTGCGAAGTACGCAAAGTTTTTGACGACGGCAGAGCGCATCGACACCGACGTTCGGATCACCACCGCCGGTCAGGTCGCTCCCAACCGCAAGGTCAACGTCGGTCCCAAGGAGGCGGGCATTCTCGCCCGGCTGTACGTCGATCAAGGCGATGCGGTGCGCGAGGGGCAGATCCTGGCGCGCATGGACGATAGCCGCCTGGTGAGCGAGGTCGCCCAGTGGAAGGCCGCCGCCGATCTGGCGCGGGCCAAGTACCTGCAGGCGCGCAACGGTTTTCGCACCCAGGAGATTACCCAGGCAGAAGCTGACATGCGCTCCGCCCGCGTCAACTTTGAGATCGCCCAGAATAACTACAAGCGCTTCGAGCAAATCCACAAAGTTGGGGCGATTACCGACGTAGACCTCAACTCCCGCCGCCTCGATCTCGATCGGGCCCGCGAATCGCTCAAGGGTGCCGAAGCCAAGCTCAACCTCTACAAAGTCGGAACCCGCTACGAAGAAATTCAGGCGGCCAAGGCCACCCTCGACGAAGCGCAGGCCCAGTACGCCAATGCCAAGACGCGCCTGGCAGATCTCAATATTCGCGCCCCCTTTACCGGCATCGTCTCCCAGCGCTACGCCCAGGCGGGAGCCTTCGTCTCGCCCACCTCCAACACCCAGGGCGACTCGGCCAACTCGAGCACGATCTTGCTGATGATCGACCGGCTGGAGGTGCTGGCCACCGTCGCCGAATCGGACATCGCCCGCATCCACGTCGGTCAGCCGGTGCAGATCACCACCTCCGCCTATCCCGGTAAAGTTTTCAAAGGCACCGTCCGGCTGGTGGCCCCGGAGGCAGTGACCGACAAGGACATTACCCAGTTCCAGGTGCGCATTCGCCTCGACGACGAGGCCGCCCGCACCCTCAAATCGCGCCTGAATGTCACGGTCAACTTTATTGCCGGGCACCTGAGCGACGTGCTGGTCGTGCCGACGACGGCGCTCATCACCCGCGACGGCAAGACCGGCGTGCTCGTGCCGGATCTTAAAAAAGGACCGACCTACCGGCAGGTGACGGTCGGCCAGAGCCTGGGCGATAAAACCCAGATCCTGAGTGGCCTCAAACCGGGCGAAAAGCTCTTTGCCAAGCTGCCGCCCGATGTCAACATCGAAGAGCTGCTGGGCAAGAGTAACGATCTGACCAATTAA
- a CDS encoding MATE family efflux transporter has product MLPSWLSSAIAPRFWRLALVNILSNVMVPVAGLVDVAFLGHLTEVRHLAGVALATVLFDFLYWSFGFLRMSTTGLTAQASGRADAERVVLIGVRHWLVALGLGVALVLLQWPLREVGFALMSATPAVKEAGRQFFDVLIWAAPATLINFVLVGWFLGREQSGRVLALTAVNGLANIVFDYLFIVQWHWQSAGAGAATATSQYLALAVGMVFALGQVGPKELRRAAPFLFDAKELKAIFQLNRDLFIRTFALVSAFALFTNLGAALGTDIVAANAVLLQVVTVGAYFVDGFALATESLAGYFKGEGNPGKLRELLWLSGTASFTSGLGFALVFVVLPGPLFALLSNQPAVLDQLGSFVPWLLPVMAIGSIAWMLDGYFLGLTESRVLRTTTLVAVVCFLPFAWFAWHYHSPHLLWLALAAFMAGRAIPLALCVSATLTRSQPT; this is encoded by the coding sequence ATGCTCCCAAGCTGGCTCTCCTCCGCCATCGCCCCCCGTTTCTGGCGGCTGGCGCTCGTCAACATCCTGTCGAATGTGATGGTGCCTGTGGCCGGGCTGGTGGATGTTGCCTTTTTGGGCCACCTCACAGAAGTCAGGCACCTGGCGGGCGTCGCCCTCGCCACGGTGCTCTTTGACTTTTTGTACTGGTCGTTTGGCTTTTTGCGGATGAGCACGACCGGGCTCACGGCCCAGGCATCCGGGCGGGCAGATGCCGAGCGCGTCGTGCTCATCGGTGTGCGCCACTGGCTGGTCGCCCTCGGTCTCGGGGTTGCCCTGGTACTGTTGCAGTGGCCCTTGCGCGAGGTCGGCTTTGCCCTGATGAGTGCCACGCCCGCCGTCAAAGAAGCGGGCCGCCAGTTCTTCGATGTGCTCATCTGGGCCGCCCCGGCGACACTCATCAACTTTGTCTTGGTAGGCTGGTTTCTCGGGCGCGAGCAGAGTGGCCGGGTGCTGGCTCTCACCGCCGTCAACGGCCTCGCGAACATCGTCTTTGACTATCTATTTATTGTCCAGTGGCACTGGCAGAGCGCCGGGGCAGGAGCGGCCACCGCCACCAGCCAGTACCTGGCTCTCGCCGTGGGCATGGTCTTTGCCCTTGGCCAGGTGGGACCAAAGGAGTTGCGCCGGGCTGCGCCCTTTCTTTTTGATGCTAAGGAATTGAAAGCAATCTTTCAGCTCAACCGCGATTTATTTATTCGCACCTTTGCGCTGGTGAGCGCCTTTGCCCTGTTTACCAATCTGGGAGCGGCTCTGGGCACCGATATCGTGGCGGCCAACGCCGTCCTGCTGCAGGTGGTGACGGTGGGAGCCTACTTTGTCGATGGCTTTGCCCTCGCCACCGAGAGCCTGGCCGGTTACTTCAAGGGCGAGGGCAATCCCGGCAAACTGCGCGAACTGTTGTGGCTCTCCGGAACAGCCTCCTTCACGAGCGGCCTCGGTTTTGCCCTCGTCTTTGTCGTTCTGCCAGGACCGCTATTCGCTCTTTTAAGCAACCAACCCGCAGTGCTCGATCAGCTGGGGAGCTTCGTGCCCTGGCTGCTGCCGGTAATGGCCATCGGTTCGATCGCCTGGATGCTCGATGGCTATTTTCTGGGCCTCACCGAAAGCCGGGTCCTGCGCACCACCACGCTGGTAGCTGTCGTCTGCTTCTTACCCTTCGCCTGGTTTGCCTGGCACTACCATTCGCCACACCTGCTCTGGCTGGCGCTCGCTGCTTTTATGGCCGGGCGGGCGATCCCGCTTGCGCTGTGTGTGTCTGCAACCCTTACCCGTTCTCAGCCGACCTGA
- a CDS encoding ABC transporter permease: MNWLENLKLAAGALWANRLRSVLTMIGLVIGIGAVILVVALGVGAQRFVSDQFAGLGTNVIGIFNAGPRTRGRQPLTLADIEAVRTQASSVRRVAPIAVGQGKINWGDHKSQGQLQGVPFNISQIIRINFSQGRFFTPAEIDNRKRVVILGELLSRKLFGYENPVGKTVMINDNQMTVVGVTKRSFFGSWIDLDRGMLVPLSVALESLVASDSPFGKKVDGFIVESKPGVSSAEMTFEVRNLLRLRHNVTDREDFLIANAQDVVNLFNGVALGVTVVLGLTAAISLVVSGIGIMNIMLVSVTERTREIGLRKALGATEEVILTQFVIEAVLLSLVGGVIGMAWGIAAALGIANISPLKPEVTTWSILLAVVVSAGTGLFFGVFPARRAARLDPIVALRTE, translated from the coding sequence GTGAACTGGCTGGAGAATCTGAAGCTGGCGGCAGGGGCGCTCTGGGCGAACCGGTTGCGCTCGGTGCTCACGATGATTGGCCTGGTGATCGGCATCGGGGCGGTGATCCTGGTGGTCGCTCTGGGTGTTGGGGCGCAACGCTTCGTAAGCGACCAGTTTGCCGGGCTGGGCACCAACGTGATCGGCATCTTCAACGCCGGACCGCGCACCAGGGGCCGCCAGCCGCTCACCCTGGCCGACATCGAAGCCGTCCGCACCCAGGCATCTTCCGTCCGCCGCGTCGCTCCGATCGCTGTCGGTCAGGGCAAGATCAACTGGGGCGATCACAAGTCCCAGGGCCAGCTCCAGGGAGTGCCGTTCAACATCTCCCAGATCATCCGGATCAACTTTTCTCAGGGCCGCTTCTTTACACCGGCAGAGATCGACAATCGCAAGCGCGTCGTCATCCTGGGCGAATTGCTGAGCCGCAAGCTCTTCGGTTACGAAAATCCGGTTGGTAAGACGGTGATGATCAACGACAACCAGATGACCGTGGTCGGTGTCACCAAGCGCAGTTTCTTCGGCAGCTGGATCGACCTCGATCGAGGAATGCTGGTGCCCCTTTCGGTGGCCCTCGAAAGCCTGGTGGCGAGCGATTCGCCCTTCGGTAAAAAAGTGGACGGCTTTATCGTCGAATCGAAGCCGGGCGTCAGCTCCGCCGAGATGACCTTCGAGGTGCGCAACCTTCTGCGCCTGCGGCACAACGTCACCGACCGCGAGGACTTTCTGATTGCCAACGCCCAGGATGTGGTGAATCTCTTCAACGGCGTCGCCCTCGGGGTGACGGTGGTGCTTGGCCTCACCGCCGCGATCTCGCTGGTGGTGAGCGGCATCGGAATCATGAACATCATGCTCGTCTCGGTGACCGAGCGGACCCGCGAAATCGGCCTGCGCAAGGCCCTCGGGGCGACCGAAGAGGTGATCCTCACCCAGTTTGTGATCGAGGCGGTGCTGCTGTCGCTGGTGGGGGGCGTGATCGGCATGGCCTGGGGAATCGCGGCGGCACTGGGCATCGCCAATATCTCGCCCCTCAAGCCCGAGGTCACTACCTGGTCGATTCTGCTGGCGGTGGTCGTCTCGGCAGGAACGGGGTTGTTTTTTGGCGTCTTTCCGGCCCGGCGGGCCGCCCGCCTCGATCCGATCGTCGCTCTGCGCACGGAGTAG
- a CDS encoding AAA family ATPase, which translates to MGWNRGSNDGDPLARGLLGAGWRPMSRDLDWDYLVHLVFNDGTKFGQKSLDVASDLADALSRSDYPWWANALNIFSESMQYELGEYWDYITPDPALPDYRHKDVLSVDRPVVQAVGRGNIPLDYVLNRLQEIVIQRILGLLGRPDTISQYYLDRYFYYPTEKFVNWERMLVPGTLFAHWQAQQVWLKICPSPQPGKQQYNLLAIDLLPLVTKSVYNLAIILSGYQSRIGQLQSRYPIRSFPESVQAFTDVVQQAVLDEEQLAVLVHGEPGTGKTAWAQAVAKEILQPLGFVIFTLDHDAVENFVPPAYLERICLLINEADNLAQNRASEAAQTNNKTEHVLSLLDGTLYRSVIDESGIHAQQKLVVLLTCNTTERLDPALLRRGRVNLVAEFTHRFV; encoded by the coding sequence ATGGGATGGAATCGCGGTTCAAACGATGGAGATCCGCTAGCCAGGGGCTTACTTGGCGCAGGCTGGCGGCCAATGAGCCGGGATCTCGACTGGGATTATCTTGTCCATCTCGTCTTCAACGACGGCACCAAGTTTGGCCAGAAGAGCCTCGATGTCGCGAGCGACCTGGCGGACGCCCTCAGCCGCAGCGATTATCCCTGGTGGGCGAACGCGCTCAATATCTTCTCAGAGTCGATGCAGTACGAACTGGGCGAGTACTGGGACTACATCACGCCCGATCCGGCCCTACCGGACTACCGTCACAAGGATGTGCTGAGCGTCGATCGGCCCGTGGTGCAGGCGGTAGGGCGCGGCAATATTCCCCTCGACTACGTGCTGAACCGGCTGCAGGAGATCGTTATCCAGCGCATCCTGGGTCTGTTGGGCCGCCCCGACACGATCAGCCAGTACTACCTCGACCGCTACTTTTACTACCCGACGGAGAAGTTCGTCAACTGGGAACGGATGCTGGTGCCGGGGACCCTGTTTGCCCACTGGCAGGCGCAGCAGGTCTGGCTCAAGATCTGCCCGTCGCCCCAGCCCGGCAAGCAACAGTACAACCTGCTCGCCATCGATCTGCTGCCGCTTGTGACCAAGAGCGTCTACAACCTGGCGATTATTCTAAGCGGCTACCAGAGTCGCATCGGCCAGTTGCAGTCCCGCTATCCGATCCGCTCGTTTCCAGAATCGGTCCAGGCGTTTACCGACGTTGTGCAGCAGGCGGTGCTCGACGAAGAACAGCTCGCGGTGCTGGTACACGGTGAACCGGGCACCGGCAAGACGGCCTGGGCCCAGGCGGTAGCCAAAGAGATCCTCCAGCCTCTGGGCTTTGTGATCTTCACCCTCGATCACGATGCGGTCGAGAACTTTGTGCCGCCCGCCTACCTCGAACGCATCTGTCTTTTGATCAACGAGGCCGACAACCTGGCCCAGAACCGGGCGAGCGAAGCGGCTCAGACCAACAACAAGACCGAGCACGTCCTCAGCCTCCTCGACGGCACCCTCTACCGCAGCGTCATCGACGAGTCGGGCATCCACGCCCAGCAAAAGCTGGTGGTTCTGCTCACCTGCAACACCACCGAGCGGCTCGACCCGGCCCTGCTGCGCCGGGGGCGCGTCAACCTCGTCGCCGAATTTACCCACCGCTTCGTCTAG